In one window of Candidatus Abawacabacteria bacterium DNA:
- a CDS encoding DUF1761 domain-containing protein translates to MPLVTINYLAVLVAAIAAMVIGAVWYSPLLFGKPWMKLMGWSEAKMKEKPASAGKAMAGMAVFALVMAYVLAHFVDYTAATTWAQGVITAFWLWLGFVVTTISSQSLFENRPWGLFWISAAYYLVSLAVMAVILVLWV, encoded by the coding sequence ATGCCACTGGTTACTATCAATTACTTAGCAGTTTTGGTGGCAGCGATAGCAGCGATGGTTATTGGCGCTGTGTGGTATTCACCGCTCTTGTTTGGTAAGCCTTGGATGAAGTTGATGGGATGGAGTGAGGCAAAAATGAAAGAAAAACCAGCCAGTGCAGGAAAGGCAATGGCCGGTATGGCCGTGTTTGCTTTAGTAATGGCCTATGTATTAGCCCATTTTGTAGATTACACTGCAGCTACTACTTGGGCACAGGGAGTCATTACTGCTTTTTGGTTATGGTTGGGTTTTGTCGTGACTACTATTTCCTCACAATCTCTTTTTGAGAATCGTCCTTGGGGGCTATTTTGGATTAGTGCTGCCTATTATCTAGTTTCATTAGCCGTAATGGCAGTTATCTTGGTTCTTTGGGTATAG
- a CDS encoding PKD domain-containing protein, translating to MFDGERLLSTVNSDRNGRYSYTTDTLNDGTHTIKVQITTAQGQTVNSDAVQVRVDSAPPVLQSVIVNPLEVEGTNKVTISVTTEPELNSVKATADQRAISLAPVSGQAGKYSGEFIAPQAAGLYPVDIEVTDKFNNTSKYRAQATIKVKAATVVTPPPAANQAPTVSVRADVQVGKAPLTVKFFSEAKDSDGRIATYLWNFGDGTTSGEANPTHVYSQEGNYTVTLTVTDDKGAITTTTLQGKDITQSSGVAVSRTGPELWIALALAIAASFVFQRKKILR from the coding sequence ATATTTGATGGTGAAAGATTACTGAGCACAGTAAATAGCGATCGCAATGGCCGCTATTCTTACACCACTGACACCTTAAATGATGGTACTCATACGATAAAAGTACAGATCACCACAGCTCAAGGGCAAACAGTAAATTCTGATGCTGTACAAGTTCGCGTTGATAGCGCTCCTCCCGTACTACAAAGCGTCATTGTCAATCCGCTTGAAGTAGAAGGCACCAATAAAGTCACTATTTCGGTAACCACTGAACCTGAACTCAATAGTGTCAAAGCAACAGCTGACCAAAGAGCCATTAGTTTAGCCCCAGTATCAGGCCAAGCTGGCAAATACAGTGGTGAATTTATCGCTCCTCAAGCTGCTGGTCTATACCCTGTTGATATTGAAGTCACTGATAAATTTAATAACACCAGCAAGTATCGTGCTCAAGCTACTATCAAAGTCAAAGCAGCCACTGTTGTTACACCACCACCAGCTGCTAATCAAGCACCTACTGTTTCAGTAAGAGCTGATGTTCAGGTGGGTAAAGCACCGTTGACAGTCAAATTCTTTAGTGAGGCCAAAGATAGTGATGGACGTATCGCTACTTACTTATGGAATTTCGGCGATGGTACGACCAGTGGAGAAGCAAACCCCACACACGTCTACAGCCAGGAAGGTAATTACACTGTTACTCTTACTGTTACAGATGATAAGGGTGCAATTACTACCACTACCTTACAAGGTAAAGATATTACTCAATCCTCTGGTGTAGCAGTAAGTAGAACTGGTCCTGAATTGTGGATTGCATTAGCATTAGCTATTGCTGCTAGTTTCGTATTCCAAAGGAAGAAAATTCTTCGCTAA